The following are encoded in a window of Mycobacteroides chelonae CCUG 47445 genomic DNA:
- a CDS encoding helix-turn-helix domain-containing protein has protein sequence MATTRTTARRGGVRASLASVRNAHDLFVAGQVDGSYLESIPLPRLVTESWQRSLATGVDPDRGPGEAAAARSLTELRSSHPLAGALPVIRRLLVDHATDSGVLVGVTAADGALLWVEGDAGASRKAASMNFVPGADWSERAVGTNAPGTALALDREVQIRGSEHFCRLVRPWSCTAVPIHDPLTGEPLGSIDLTGGSAVASAQTLALVRATAVAVEHFIALNYPQRGQSESGVEPRLTLLGADRPILHTDGGQHRLSGRHAEIMALLLRHPEGLSADHLAILLDENDLDVVTIRAEMSRLRRIVGDELIGSRPYRLLEHVESDMGDVFAALRSGDVARAMDHYSGQLLPRSAAPAVARLRLELSTSLRGAVLADGDLQLLRRWLDLPEARDDRQGWQALHDHHGAGAVGRSAARGHLIALDSDLA, from the coding sequence GTGGCGACTACGAGAACTACCGCGCGCCGCGGGGGTGTTCGGGCGTCGCTGGCGTCCGTACGTAACGCCCACGACCTGTTTGTGGCGGGCCAGGTAGACGGTTCGTATCTGGAATCAATACCGCTGCCGCGCCTCGTCACCGAAAGCTGGCAGCGGAGTTTGGCGACCGGCGTCGATCCCGACCGTGGTCCCGGCGAGGCGGCCGCCGCGCGGAGCCTGACCGAGCTACGCAGCAGTCATCCGCTGGCTGGCGCGCTGCCCGTCATCCGTCGCCTGCTCGTGGACCACGCCACGGACTCGGGCGTACTTGTCGGAGTGACCGCTGCTGACGGCGCACTGCTGTGGGTCGAGGGCGACGCCGGTGCGAGCCGCAAGGCGGCGTCGATGAACTTTGTGCCCGGTGCCGACTGGAGCGAGCGGGCCGTGGGCACGAACGCCCCGGGTACCGCCCTTGCCCTGGATCGGGAGGTGCAGATCCGTGGCAGCGAACATTTCTGCAGGTTGGTCCGGCCATGGTCGTGCACCGCGGTGCCGATACACGACCCGCTGACCGGCGAGCCCCTGGGAAGCATCGATCTCACCGGCGGTTCGGCCGTTGCATCGGCCCAGACTCTGGCCTTGGTGCGTGCGACGGCAGTCGCCGTCGAGCATTTCATCGCCCTGAACTACCCGCAGCGCGGCCAGTCGGAAAGTGGTGTCGAACCGCGTCTGACACTGCTCGGCGCGGACCGCCCGATTTTGCATACCGACGGAGGACAGCACCGGCTGTCCGGTCGTCATGCCGAGATCATGGCGCTATTGCTGCGCCACCCGGAGGGTCTGAGCGCCGACCATCTGGCGATACTGCTCGACGAAAATGATCTCGACGTCGTCACTATCCGCGCCGAGATGTCCCGATTGCGGCGCATCGTCGGTGATGAGTTGATCGGGTCCCGCCCCTACCGGCTGCTCGAACATGTGGAAAGCGATATGGGTGATGTCTTCGCCGCGCTTCGATCCGGTGATGTAGCCAGGGCGATGGACCACTACTCGGGCCAGCTGTTGCCCCGCTCGGCAGCGCCGGCCGTTGCGCGGCTGCGCCTGGAGCTGAGCACCAGCCTTCGCGGCGCCGTACTTGCCGACGGTGATCTGCAGCTGCTGCGCCGTTGGCTCGACCTGCCGGAGGCTCGCGATGACCGCCAGGGATGGCAGGCGTTGCACGATCATCATGGTGCGGGCGCTGTCGGCCGCTCCGCGGCGCGCGGCCATCTCATTGCGCTGGACTCCGATCTCGCCTGA
- a CDS encoding PH domain-containing protein, with protein sequence MTESPRDGAWELVLKPHLSPYFVYAAAFIIAAAHVAVGVLLKISPNSGVIFKTSDQIGIALVGFVIAGVVLMFARPRVRAGVVGIEVRNVLGPKLIPWSEVVGVSFPAGAQWARLDLDDYEYEPLMAIQAIDKQRAVDAMDALRGLVVKYTEPSTA encoded by the coding sequence GTGACCGAATCGCCACGGGACGGCGCGTGGGAACTCGTCCTCAAACCGCATCTATCTCCGTACTTCGTGTACGCCGCTGCCTTCATCATCGCGGCCGCACATGTCGCGGTGGGGGTGCTGCTCAAGATCTCGCCCAATAGCGGGGTGATCTTCAAGACCTCCGACCAGATCGGTATCGCGTTGGTGGGCTTTGTCATCGCGGGTGTGGTCCTCATGTTCGCGCGCCCGCGGGTACGTGCCGGTGTGGTGGGTATCGAGGTACGTAATGTGCTGGGTCCCAAACTCATCCCGTGGTCCGAGGTAGTCGGAGTCTCATTTCCCGCCGGTGCGCAGTGGGCACGGCTGGACCTGGACGACTATGAATACGAGCCGTTGATGGCGATTCAGGCCATCGACAAACAGCGCGCCGTCGACGCGATGGACGCACTGCGCGGGCTGGTGGTCAAGTACACGGAGCCGTCAACGGCCTAG
- the ribH gene encoding 6,7-dimethyl-8-ribityllumazine synthase produces MSGEGIPSLKVGDASSLSLAIVASTWHDQICTALLEGAKRVAADAGIDRPTVVRVLGAIEIPVVAQALARTHDAVVALGVVIQGETPHFNYVCDAVTTGLTRVSLDTSTPVANGVLTVNNEQQALDRAGLPESSEDKGAQAAAAALDTALTLRRLRQPWTEA; encoded by the coding sequence GTGAGCGGCGAGGGCATCCCGTCACTGAAGGTCGGTGACGCATCGAGTCTCAGCTTGGCGATAGTGGCCAGCACCTGGCATGACCAGATCTGCACGGCGCTGCTGGAAGGTGCCAAGCGGGTTGCAGCCGACGCGGGGATCGATCGTCCGACCGTGGTCCGGGTTCTGGGTGCCATCGAGATTCCCGTCGTGGCGCAGGCGCTGGCCCGTACCCATGACGCCGTCGTTGCGCTCGGGGTCGTAATTCAGGGCGAGACACCGCATTTCAACTACGTGTGCGATGCGGTGACCACCGGGCTGACCCGTGTATCCCTGGATACCAGCACACCGGTGGCCAACGGGGTGCTGACCGTGAACAACGAGCAGCAGGCCCTCGACCGTGCCGGTCTACCGGAGTCCTCCGAAGACAAGGGTGCCCAGGCGGCGGCGGCCGCGCTCGACACTGCGCTGACACTGCGTCGGCTCCGTCAGCCGTGGACTGAGGCGTGA
- a CDS encoding bifunctional 3,4-dihydroxy-2-butanone-4-phosphate synthase/GTP cyclohydrolase II → MTRLDSIERAVADIAAGKAIVVVDDEDRENEGDLIFAAEKATPELVAFMVRYTSGYLCVPLAGEDCDRLGLLPQYAVNQDKHGTAYTVTVDAKNGIGTGISASDRAATMRLLADATSAPDDFTKPGHVVPLRAKDGGVLRRPGHTEASVDLAKLAGLRPAAVICEIVSQKDEGAMAQTEELRVFADEHNLALVSIADLIEWRRKHEKHVERIAEARIPTQHGEFRAVGYTSIYDDVEHVALVLGDISGPEGDGNDVLVRVHSECLTGDVFGSRRCDCGPQLDAAMEMVAKEGRGIVLYMRGHEGRGIGLMHKLQAYQLQDAGEDTVDANLKLGLPADARDYGLGAQILVDLGVKSMRLLTNNPAKRVGLDGYGLHIIERVPLPVRANSENIRYLRTKRDRMGHDLADLDDHPEADGA, encoded by the coding sequence ATGACCAGGTTGGACAGCATCGAACGCGCTGTCGCCGATATCGCCGCCGGTAAGGCCATCGTCGTCGTCGACGATGAGGATCGGGAGAACGAAGGCGATCTGATTTTCGCCGCGGAAAAGGCCACCCCGGAGTTGGTGGCGTTCATGGTGCGATACACGTCGGGCTACCTCTGCGTGCCGCTGGCCGGAGAAGACTGTGATCGCCTCGGACTGTTACCTCAATACGCGGTGAATCAGGACAAGCACGGCACCGCATACACGGTCACCGTCGATGCGAAAAATGGTATCGGGACCGGGATTTCGGCGTCCGATCGCGCGGCCACGATGAGGCTGCTGGCCGATGCGACGAGCGCGCCCGATGACTTCACCAAGCCGGGTCACGTTGTTCCGTTGCGCGCCAAGGATGGTGGGGTGCTGCGGCGTCCGGGCCACACCGAGGCCTCGGTGGATCTGGCGAAGCTGGCGGGGCTACGGCCCGCCGCGGTGATCTGCGAGATCGTCAGCCAAAAAGACGAGGGCGCGATGGCCCAAACCGAGGAACTGCGGGTCTTCGCCGACGAACACAACCTTGCCCTGGTATCGATCGCGGACCTGATCGAGTGGCGGCGCAAGCACGAGAAGCATGTGGAGCGGATCGCGGAGGCGCGGATTCCCACTCAGCACGGAGAGTTCCGCGCGGTGGGCTACACGAGCATTTACGACGACGTCGAGCATGTGGCACTGGTGCTGGGCGATATTTCCGGGCCCGAAGGCGACGGCAATGATGTGTTGGTGCGGGTGCACTCTGAGTGTTTGACCGGCGACGTATTCGGTTCTCGCCGTTGTGATTGCGGTCCGCAGCTGGACGCGGCAATGGAGATGGTGGCCAAGGAGGGGCGGGGCATCGTGCTCTACATGCGCGGCCATGAGGGGCGCGGTATCGGCTTGATGCACAAGCTGCAGGCCTACCAATTGCAGGACGCCGGCGAGGACACCGTGGATGCGAACCTCAAGCTCGGTTTGCCTGCCGACGCGCGTGACTACGGTTTGGGCGCGCAGATTTTGGTAGACCTCGGGGTGAAGTCCATGCGGCTGCTGACCAACAATCCCGCCAAGCGCGTGGGGTTGGACGGGTACGGCCTGCACATCATCGAACGGGTGCCCCTGCCGGTGCGCGCCAACTCGGAGAACATTCGATACCTGCGCACCAAGCGGGACCGGATGGGGCATGACCTGGCTGATCTTGACGATCACCCTGAGGCCGACGGCGCGTGA
- a CDS encoding riboflavin synthase, which produces MFTGIVEELGEVLGREDLGDSARLTVLGPLVVEDAKHGDSIAVNGVCLTVVEVRPGGVFTTDVMGETLSRSSLDKIGTGTKVNLERAAAVNSRLGGHIVQGHVDGTGNVLARTPSENWEVVRVSLPAQVARYVVEKGSITVDGVSLTVSALGPDWFEVSLIPTTLGLTTLGSAEVGTPVNLEVDVIAKYVERLLEHRS; this is translated from the coding sequence ATGTTCACTGGAATCGTTGAAGAGCTTGGCGAGGTCCTGGGCAGGGAGGATCTCGGCGACTCTGCCCGCCTCACTGTGCTCGGCCCGCTGGTTGTCGAAGACGCGAAACACGGCGATTCGATAGCTGTTAACGGCGTCTGCCTGACGGTGGTCGAGGTGCGCCCCGGAGGGGTCTTCACCACCGACGTCATGGGGGAAACGCTGTCGCGCTCGAGTCTGGACAAGATCGGAACCGGCACGAAGGTCAATCTTGAGCGCGCGGCCGCGGTCAACAGCCGGCTCGGCGGGCACATTGTTCAGGGGCATGTCGACGGCACCGGGAACGTGCTCGCCCGCACTCCGTCGGAGAACTGGGAAGTGGTGCGCGTCTCACTGCCCGCGCAGGTGGCCAGATACGTCGTCGAAAAGGGCTCGATCACCGTGGACGGGGTCTCACTGACGGTGTCGGCGCTGGGGCCGGATTGGTTCGAGGTGTCCCTGATTCCCACCACATTGGGTTTGACGACGCTCGGATCTGCCGAGGTGGGGACGCCGGTGAACCTCGAAGTGGATGTCATCGCCAAATACGTGGAACGCCTGCTCGAGCACCGTTCCTAG
- a CDS encoding MspA family porin, whose translation MLKSLVTLTAVCALAATAPLALAEPGDDPAPVQPVADAPPPPPVDDGFLQSAEPGTLSTPDGWILAVAAKDETILPVAPLTTALSSREYLVGGTFIGGVKGSGKTKLAGGTLEAGYQIGCGITGGPVELMGGVSLQPSISMAGVPSASAGVVGQIKVGLRPGTVTIVPVNKKSFEGTTSRTTITGFRIKIDGCVGQSFIRSYATFTSSTENTDDVVTYMGVTKAV comes from the coding sequence ATGCTGAAAAGTCTTGTCACTCTGACTGCTGTATGCGCGCTCGCCGCGACGGCGCCCCTCGCCCTGGCCGAACCTGGTGATGATCCGGCGCCCGTGCAGCCGGTGGCCGATGCGCCACCTCCCCCGCCCGTCGACGATGGCTTCTTGCAGTCGGCAGAGCCGGGCACCCTATCCACCCCAGACGGCTGGATCCTGGCCGTCGCCGCCAAGGATGAAACCATCCTGCCAGTGGCGCCCCTCACGACGGCGCTGTCCTCCCGCGAGTATCTGGTGGGCGGCACGTTCATCGGTGGTGTCAAGGGCTCCGGCAAGACCAAGCTGGCCGGTGGAACGTTGGAGGCCGGCTACCAGATCGGCTGCGGTATCACCGGTGGCCCCGTGGAGCTGATGGGTGGTGTCAGCCTCCAGCCCTCCATCAGCATGGCGGGTGTCCCTTCCGCCAGCGCCGGTGTGGTCGGCCAGATCAAGGTCGGCCTGAGGCCCGGCACGGTGACTATCGTCCCTGTCAACAAGAAGTCCTTCGAGGGCACCACCTCACGCACCACTATCACCGGCTTCCGCATCAAGATCGACGGCTGCGTCGGACAGTCCTTCATCCGCTCGTATGCAACCTTCACCAGCTCGACCGAAAACACCGATGACGTGGTCACCTACATGGGTGTCACCAAGGCCGTCTGA
- a CDS encoding MspA family porin, with protein sequence MLKSLVTLTAVCALAASAPFALADPTDDPPPVQPVADAPPPPADGPPPDNGVVGSEDPGIVKTPDGWTLTVGAKDETQLPIPPLTTATSSREYLAGGTFTGSAKGGGSTKLSGGTLEAGYQIGCGISLNTVKLNGSIGLNVGLTTGGIGSLGLPIQGQIEVHPQPGEVINVSVDKKKYKGSEVRITLKDVHIKIDGCIGQSFLRSYAVLTSSSKDNDDIVAYYGVTKTV encoded by the coding sequence ATGCTCAAGAGTCTCGTCACCCTGACTGCCGTGTGCGCGCTCGCGGCGTCGGCTCCGTTCGCTTTGGCGGACCCCACTGATGACCCACCACCCGTACAGCCCGTCGCTGACGCCCCACCGCCACCCGCCGACGGTCCGCCGCCGGACAACGGTGTCGTCGGCTCCGAAGATCCGGGCATCGTCAAGACCCCTGACGGCTGGACCCTGACGGTCGGCGCCAAGGATGAGACCCAGCTGCCTATTCCACCGCTGACTACCGCCACCTCATCGCGCGAATACCTCGCCGGTGGCACGTTCACCGGCTCGGCAAAGGGCGGCGGCAGCACCAAGCTGTCCGGCGGCACGCTGGAAGCCGGCTACCAGATCGGCTGCGGCATCAGCCTGAACACCGTCAAGCTGAATGGCTCCATCGGTCTGAACGTCGGTCTGACTACCGGCGGCATCGGCAGCCTCGGCTTGCCCATTCAGGGCCAGATCGAGGTGCACCCCCAGCCCGGTGAGGTCATCAACGTCTCGGTCGACAAGAAGAAGTACAAGGGCAGCGAAGTACGCATCACCCTCAAGGACGTGCACATCAAGATCGACGGTTGCATCGGCCAGTCGTTCCTGCGTTCGTATGCCGTGCTGACCAGCTCGTCCAAGGACAACGACGATATCGTCGCCTACTACGGCGTCACGAAGACCGTCTAG
- a CDS encoding methionine ABC transporter permease, which translates to MTTNWERLRPQLFEAFGDTLYMVSITLVVGGVIGLGLGVLLYTTRSGGLLQNRVLHTLLNVVVNIVRPIPFVVLIAALGPITLGVVGTTIGTTAVVFVMIVAASFAIARIVEQNLVTIEPGVIEAARAVGAGPLRIIVTLLVTEALGPLILGYTFVLIGIVDMSAMAGLVGGGGLGDFAIVQGYQRFNWQVTIVSTVIIIALVQAAQFFGNYLARKALRR; encoded by the coding sequence ATGACGACGAATTGGGAGCGGTTGCGCCCGCAATTGTTCGAGGCCTTTGGCGACACCCTGTACATGGTGTCGATCACCCTCGTAGTGGGCGGCGTGATCGGTCTGGGCTTGGGAGTGCTGCTGTACACCACCAGATCCGGTGGGCTGCTGCAGAACCGGGTGTTGCATACGCTGCTCAACGTAGTGGTGAACATCGTCCGGCCCATACCGTTCGTGGTGCTGATTGCCGCACTCGGACCGATCACACTTGGGGTGGTGGGGACAACCATCGGCACCACGGCGGTGGTGTTCGTGATGATCGTCGCGGCGTCCTTCGCGATTGCGCGCATCGTCGAACAGAACCTGGTGACCATCGAGCCCGGGGTCATCGAGGCGGCGCGTGCCGTTGGTGCCGGGCCGCTGCGGATCATCGTGACGCTGTTGGTGACGGAAGCGCTCGGACCGTTGATTCTCGGCTACACCTTTGTGCTCATCGGGATTGTGGACATGTCCGCGATGGCAGGATTGGTGGGCGGTGGCGGTTTGGGCGACTTCGCGATCGTGCAGGGATATCAGCGTTTCAACTGGCAGGTGACGATCGTGTCGACCGTCATCATCATCGCGCTGGTCCAGGCGGCGCAGTTCTTTGGAAACTATCTGGCGCGCAAGGCGCTTCGGCGATAG
- a CDS encoding methionine ABC transporter ATP-binding protein has product MTGAAPLIRFENVSKTFRVGKKTVTAVDDVSLDIDAGDVFAMIGYSGAGKSTLVRLINGLERPSSGRVVVDGAEVSALGERELRSLRTDVGMIFQQFNLFRSRTVAGNIAYPLRVAGWTAEKRAARVAELLEFVGLGEKAKSYPDQLSGGQKQRVGIARALATSPSILLADEATSALDPETTGDVLQLLRTVNDEFGVTIVVITHEMDVVRTVADRVAVLADGRVVESGTVFDVFSAPQSEAGKRFVGTVLQNTPSAADVARIAQRHKGSIVSVEISEGVQIGPALARATELGVRFEVVYGGITTLQSRSFGNLTLDLEGPDSQVAQVISDLSSVTTIQQVRR; this is encoded by the coding sequence ATGACGGGAGCGGCGCCGCTCATCCGGTTCGAGAACGTCAGCAAGACGTTTCGGGTGGGCAAGAAGACCGTCACCGCCGTCGATGATGTATCGCTCGACATCGACGCGGGCGACGTGTTCGCCATGATCGGTTACTCGGGGGCGGGGAAGAGCACCCTGGTACGTCTCATCAACGGACTGGAGCGACCCAGCTCTGGTCGCGTGGTGGTGGACGGAGCCGAGGTGAGTGCCCTCGGGGAGCGCGAATTGCGCAGTCTGCGTACCGATGTGGGCATGATCTTTCAGCAGTTCAATCTCTTTCGGTCCCGGACCGTGGCGGGAAACATCGCCTACCCGCTGCGGGTGGCCGGGTGGACGGCCGAGAAGCGCGCCGCGCGAGTCGCCGAGCTGCTGGAGTTTGTCGGCTTGGGTGAGAAGGCCAAGAGCTATCCGGATCAGCTTTCCGGTGGGCAGAAACAACGTGTCGGGATTGCGCGTGCACTCGCGACATCGCCATCGATCCTGTTGGCCGACGAGGCCACCAGCGCTTTGGATCCCGAGACCACCGGCGATGTGCTGCAACTGCTGCGCACGGTGAACGACGAGTTCGGAGTCACCATCGTGGTGATCACTCATGAGATGGACGTGGTGCGTACGGTCGCCGATCGTGTCGCGGTGCTCGCCGATGGCAGGGTCGTCGAGTCCGGGACAGTCTTCGATGTTTTCTCGGCGCCGCAGAGTGAGGCGGGTAAACGCTTTGTCGGCACGGTTCTGCAGAACACGCCGAGTGCCGCAGATGTCGCACGAATAGCTCAGCGGCATAAGGGAAGCATCGTCTCGGTGGAGATCAGCGAGGGCGTCCAGATAGGACCGGCGCTGGCGCGTGCCACCGAGCTTGGGGTGCGTTTCGAGGTGGTCTACGGAGGTATCACTACTCTTCAGTCGCGCTCCTTCGGAAACCTCACGCTCGATCTTGAGGGTCCTGATAGTCAAGTGGCACAGGTTATTTCGGACTTGTCCTCGGTAACGACCATCCAGCAGGTGAGGCGATGA
- a CDS encoding MetQ/NlpA family ABC transporter substrate-binding protein — translation MKRIAIALAAVAIAMGTVGCSASDDRGGNIVRIGTTEAGKDSWDVFVEEAGKAGIKLVTTNFTDYSQPNVALTQKQIDVNLFQHLRFLGEYNVADNANLAPVGATYIVPLGLYSQKHKLIADIPQGGQIAIPNDPPNQARALFVLKAAGLIALKGGRTTPSVADIDRGASRVTVTLVDAAQTALSLKSTDGAVINNTYLAQSNIDPKSALYADDPASPGAEPYINVIVARDEEKDNPTYQKLVDVFHSPAVTEAYAKESKGTQLTVTKSGQDCASILARIEQQIRAEK, via the coding sequence ATGAAGCGCATTGCCATTGCTCTCGCAGCCGTCGCGATAGCCATGGGGACTGTAGGGTGCTCCGCGAGCGACGATCGTGGGGGAAACATCGTGCGTATCGGCACCACAGAGGCGGGTAAAGACTCGTGGGACGTCTTTGTCGAGGAAGCAGGGAAGGCGGGAATCAAACTCGTCACCACCAACTTCACCGACTACAGCCAGCCCAATGTGGCACTCACTCAAAAACAGATCGATGTGAATCTATTCCAGCACCTTCGTTTCCTGGGTGAATACAACGTTGCCGATAACGCGAATCTTGCGCCGGTCGGTGCCACCTATATCGTGCCGCTCGGACTCTATTCGCAGAAGCACAAGCTGATTGCGGACATTCCACAAGGCGGACAGATCGCGATTCCCAACGACCCGCCCAACCAGGCGCGCGCGCTGTTCGTGTTGAAGGCGGCCGGGCTCATCGCGCTCAAGGGTGGTCGGACGACACCGAGTGTGGCCGATATAGACAGGGGTGCCTCCAGGGTCACCGTGACGCTGGTGGACGCGGCGCAGACCGCGTTGTCTCTCAAGTCGACCGACGGCGCCGTCATCAACAACACCTATCTGGCGCAGTCGAATATCGACCCCAAGAGCGCGCTCTACGCCGATGACCCGGCCAGTCCGGGCGCCGAGCCGTACATCAACGTCATCGTTGCGCGCGATGAGGAGAAGGACAATCCGACCTATCAGAAACTCGTCGATGTCTTCCATTCCCCGGCCGTCACCGAGGCATACGCCAAGGAGAGCAAGGGAACTCAATTGACCGTGACAAAGAGTGGCCAGGACTGCGCGTCCATTCTGGCGAGGATCGAGCAGCAGATCCGCGCCGAGAAATGA
- a CDS encoding LppX_LprAFG lipoprotein, with amino-acid sequence MRNRIRLALIPVAVAAIALAGCSKTEKADPSLPEAATLLSESAATTKTQTSTHIVLKVTGDKPTLKLSDLTGDLTTTPAVAAKGTAKTGGLELPFVVVDGELFAQLGSAYSSMGPVKDIYDIGLILDPNKGLANLLANITDAKSQKVETVDGVDSVLVTGTMNKDALNTFTGGTTLTADIPAKAWIQKDDKHLLTKISVDTSPGNTIEMSLSDWGKPVTVDKPAL; translated from the coding sequence ATGCGCAACCGCATCCGACTCGCCCTTATCCCCGTAGCCGTCGCCGCCATCGCCCTGGCCGGCTGCTCCAAGACCGAGAAGGCCGATCCCAGCCTGCCCGAGGCCGCCACGCTGCTCAGCGAATCGGCGGCCACCACCAAGACCCAGACCAGCACGCACATCGTGCTCAAGGTCACCGGCGACAAGCCGACCCTCAAGCTGTCGGACCTGACCGGCGATCTGACCACCACACCCGCCGTGGCCGCCAAGGGCACCGCCAAGACCGGGGGGCTGGAACTGCCGTTCGTCGTGGTCGACGGCGAGCTGTTCGCGCAGCTCGGCAGCGCGTACTCCAGCATGGGACCGGTCAAGGACATCTACGACATCGGGCTGATTCTCGACCCCAACAAGGGGCTGGCCAACCTGCTGGCCAACATCACCGATGCCAAGTCCCAAAAGGTCGAGACCGTCGACGGTGTCGATTCGGTTCTCGTGACCGGAACGATGAACAAGGACGCCTTGAACACCTTCACCGGCGGCACCACGCTCACCGCCGACATTCCGGCCAAGGCGTGGATCCAGAAGGACGACAAGCACCTGCTGACCAAGATCAGCGTCGACACCTCGCCGGGTAACACCATCGAGATGTCGTTGTCCGACTGGGGCAAGCCGGTCACGGTCGACAAGCCCGCCCTGTGA
- a CDS encoding MFS transporter yields MTHTATEEPGTSLPLRHRSIAIGAGSLAVLLGALDTYVVVSVFTDIMTTVGIALNNIQQVTPIVTGYLLGYIAAMPLLGQASDRFGRRLILQLALAGFAIGSVVTALSTDLTMLVTGRIIQGVASGALLPVTLALGADLWAQRNRATVLGGIGAAQELGSVLGPLYGVLCVWLFGHWTAIFWVNVPLAIIAIVLVQFSVPAHQHDPNRPKVDVVGGALLAAALALLVVGLYSPDPKVSALPEWALPVLIGSGVAFLAFILWESRAKTRLIKPEGVRFGPFFAALAASLAAGAALMVTLVNIELLGQGVLQMNKADAVFLLSRFLVALPIGAVIGGWLATRFGDRIIAVVGLLIAAFGYYLISGWPVDVLDAVHNFGLFTLPRLDTDLVVAGVGLGLVIGPLSSAALRVVPAAQHGIASALVVVARMTGMLIGMAALGGWGIHRFYQNFDALAAKEPKPTGKPNFMELQMRLLNRSITAYSEMYSEMFAITAIVCVIGAVIALFIGSHRKAGNEAQ; encoded by the coding sequence GTGACGCACACAGCGACGGAGGAGCCCGGTACCTCCCTACCCCTGCGGCATCGCAGCATCGCCATCGGCGCCGGAAGCCTGGCGGTGCTCCTGGGCGCCCTGGACACCTACGTCGTAGTCAGTGTCTTCACCGACATCATGACTACCGTCGGCATCGCGCTGAACAACATCCAGCAGGTCACTCCGATCGTCACGGGTTACCTACTCGGATATATCGCCGCAATGCCGCTGCTGGGACAGGCCTCCGACCGATTCGGCCGTCGTCTCATCCTGCAGCTGGCGCTGGCGGGCTTCGCGATCGGTTCGGTCGTCACGGCGCTGTCTACCGACCTGACGATGCTGGTCACGGGCCGCATCATTCAGGGTGTGGCCAGTGGCGCGCTGCTTCCAGTCACGCTGGCTCTGGGCGCCGATCTGTGGGCGCAACGCAATCGCGCGACCGTTCTCGGCGGTATCGGTGCCGCCCAGGAACTGGGCAGCGTGCTCGGCCCCCTGTACGGCGTGCTGTGTGTATGGCTGTTCGGCCACTGGACCGCCATCTTCTGGGTCAACGTGCCGTTGGCGATCATCGCCATCGTGTTGGTCCAGTTCAGCGTGCCCGCACACCAGCACGACCCGAATCGGCCGAAGGTGGACGTCGTCGGGGGCGCACTGCTGGCCGCCGCATTGGCGCTGCTGGTGGTGGGCTTGTACAGCCCCGATCCGAAAGTCTCGGCACTACCCGAGTGGGCCCTGCCGGTTCTGATCGGATCTGGGGTCGCATTCCTGGCGTTCATCCTCTGGGAATCGCGGGCCAAAACCCGGCTGATCAAGCCAGAAGGCGTGCGGTTCGGCCCGTTCTTCGCGGCGTTGGCCGCGTCCCTGGCCGCCGGTGCGGCGTTGATGGTGACACTGGTCAACATCGAGCTGCTCGGGCAGGGAGTGCTGCAGATGAACAAGGCCGACGCGGTCTTCCTGTTGTCCCGCTTCCTTGTCGCACTGCCGATCGGGGCGGTGATCGGTGGCTGGCTCGCGACCCGATTCGGCGATCGGATCATCGCCGTCGTCGGCCTGCTCATCGCCGCGTTCGGGTACTACCTGATCTCCGGTTGGCCGGTAGATGTGTTGGATGCCGTGCACAACTTCGGGCTCTTCACGCTGCCCCGGCTCGACACCGACCTGGTGGTCGCCGGTGTGGGTCTGGGCCTGGTGATCGGACCGCTGTCATCCGCGGCTCTCCGCGTTGTGCCCGCCGCTCAGCACGGCATCGCCTCGGCCCTCGTGGTGGTGGCTCGAATGACGGGCATGCTCATCGGCATGGCTGCCCTCGGCGGTTGGGGTATTCACCGCTTCTACCAGAACTTCGATGCGCTGGCCGCCAAGGAACCCAAGCCGACCGGAAAGCCGAATTTCATGGAGCTACAAATGCGGCTCCTGAACCGCAGCATCACCGCCTACAGCGAGATGTACAGCGAGATGTTCGCGATCACGGCAATCGTCTGTGTGATCGGCGCGGTGATCGCGCTGTTCATCGGTTCACACCGCAAGGCGGGGAACGAGGCTCAGTAG